Below is a window of uncultured Methanobrevibacter sp. DNA.
ATCGACCAGGAATCTCCGATTTTAGATGGCAGACTGATTGACGGTTCAAGAATCAATGCAACAATCCCCCCAGTATCTCCAGACGGACCTTCACTGACAATCAGGAAATTTAAAAAAGATCCGCTCACAATAATTGATTTAATAAAATCAAAAACAATTTCAATTGAGTTGGCGGCATTTTTATGGTTGTGCATTGACGGACTTGGAGTGAAATCAGCAAATGCAATCATATCCGGAGGAACCAGTTCCGGAAAAACCACAACATTAAATGCACTGTCATCTTTTATTAACCCAAAAGAAAGAATCATTACCATTGAAGATACATTAGAGCTTCAAATTCCTCACGAACATGTAATAAGAATGGAAACAAGACCTGCAAACGTTGAAAATAAGGGAGAGTTAACAATGAATGATCTTGTCAAGAATTCCTTAAGGCAGCGCCCTGACAGAATAATTGTTGGAGAAGTAAGAGCCGATGAAGCAATTACTCTTTTTACAGCATTAAATACAGGACATTCCGGATTTGGAACATTACATGCAAATGATGCTCGAGAAACAATAACAAGACTGACAAACGAACCTATGTCTGTTCCGGAAATAATGATACAAGCAATTGATTTTATCATAATGCAGAACAGAATATATGCCCCCTCAGGCGTATCCTACAGAAGAATAAGTGAAGTTGCAGAAATTGTTGGAATTGAGGAAGGCGTCGTCCAGCTAAATAAAATATTTCAATGGAATCCCGAAACCGACAAGATAGACAATGTAAGCATTTCAAGCAAAACCCTGTCACAGATTGCTACTCTAAGCGGAAGATCAATAAATGAACTCCACAAAGAAATTGAAAAAAGAGAAATTGTGTTAAAACACATGGTAAAATATAATATTCGCTCCGTTAATGACGTGAAAAGCATACTGGATTTGTACTACAAGGATAGTGACAAGGTACTTACCAGAATCATTTCCAACGGAGGCATATCATGCTAGACAAATTTTTTATCATAATAGGGGAAAGTGCGTTGTCTTTAATCTATTCTGTTAAAAATTTTTCTCTTAAACATGAAAACAATGCAGATAAAGAACAAAACAATGAAATAATAAAAAAAATATTTTCCAGACTAAATTTAGAACCTGAAAACAAAACCTCTCAAAAAGAAAAGAATCTTTTGGACAAAATAAGGGAACGGTTAATGGAATCAATGTTTAAAAAATCAACAATAATTTTACTTGCAATATTAGCGGGAATTCTACTGATTGTATCGCCTGCAGAAATAATGGGGATATTTTTAACAACAATTGCAATGCTTTACATATT
It encodes the following:
- a CDS encoding CpaF family protein; this translates as MSNNDIIPQYDVVRQNYTPQEKILLGELRENLVDLAISSGENFQPNEMKLLNDIKSFLFIRLRENNENYDISNEYLDSLAHKLLRDIIGYGEIDPLIQDDNLEEIMINGIDKPVFVYHRKYGMMKTNITFSDEKELTDLIDSIARQINRRIDQESPILDGRLIDGSRINATIPPVSPDGPSLTIRKFKKDPLTIIDLIKSKTISIELAAFLWLCIDGLGVKSANAIISGGTSSGKTTTLNALSSFINPKERIITIEDTLELQIPHEHVIRMETRPANVENKGELTMNDLVKNSLRQRPDRIIVGEVRADEAITLFTALNTGHSGFGTLHANDARETITRLTNEPMSVPEIMIQAIDFIIMQNRIYAPSGVSYRRISEVAEIVGIEEGVVQLNKIFQWNPETDKIDNVSISSKTLSQIATLSGRSINELHKEIEKREIVLKHMVKYNIRSVNDVKSILDLYYKDSDKVLTRIISNGGISC